aagatttccttaggtatatattgaaagattatggagaaaacggtcggtgtaggagcttcaacatcgtccatgtggacaagaccgacaattgcaaatgcaagactggccgtggagatctttgatggcacaggccattttggtatgtggcaaagtgaggttctagatgccctttttcagcagggtctagacattgccattgatgaagagaaaccagatgatgtacaggagaaagattggaaggcgatcaatcggttggcatgtggcacaattcgatcatgcctttctcgagagcagaggtatgctttttcaaaggagacttctgcaaataagttgtgggtggcacttgaagaaaattttttgaagaaaaacagtcaaaataagctccacttgaagaaaagactgtttcgcttcacatacgtcccaagtaccacaatgaatgatcacatcaccaaatttaatcagttagtcactgatttgctgaatatggatgagacattcaaagatgaagatttggctttgatgctgttggggtcacttcctgaggagtttgagttcctagaaactactctacttcatggcaggagtgatatatctctgagcgaagtctgtgcggccttatacagttatgaacagagaaagaaggacaaacagaaaaactcaatcagagatacaaaagctttagtagtccgaggtcgttcatacactcggaagaagactcaaaaggggagatcaaagtcaaagtccagactcgggaaagatgaatgtgctttttgtcatgagaaaggccactggaagaaaaattgtccaaagctgaagaataagggaaaagctgctgtagatgcttgtgttgctaagcatgatactagtgactctgaactatcactggttgcatcatcatcgtcgttccattcagatgagtggatattggattcgggttgtacctatcatatgtcccctaaccgggagtggttctctgatttagtagaactaaatggaggagttgtttatatgggcaatgacaatgcctgtaaaactgttgggataggttcaatccaattaaagaatcaagatggatcaaccagagttctgactgatgttcggtacgtgcccagtttgaagaaaaatctcatctcattgggagccttggaatccaatggttcagttgttactatgagagatgggattttgaaagtgacatctggcgcacttgtgatattgaagggcatcaagaaaaataacttgtattactaccaaggtagtacagttattggagcagtcgctgcagcttccggcaacaaagacttggactcaatgcagttgtggcatatgaagttgggacatgccagcgaaaaatccttgcaaattctggcaaagcaaggattgttgaaaggtgcaaaggcttgcaaattaaaattttgtaagcattgtgttctgggaaagcaaaagagagtgaaattcggcactgctatccataatacaaaaggtattttggaatatattcactcagatgtgtgggggccttccaaaacaccttcgttgggaggaaaacactactttgttacttttgttgatgacttttccagaagagtttgggtgtataccatgaaaactaaagatgaagtgcttggagtttttcttaaatggaaaactatgatcgaaaaccagactggcaagaaaatcaagcggcttaggacggacaatggaggggaatataaaagtgatccgttcttcgatatgtgccaagagtatggtattgttcgacacttcacagttagggatacaccacaacagaatggagtggcagagcgtatgaatcgaacattgctggagaaagttcgatgtatgttgtccaatgctgggttgggcaagcaattttgggctgaggctgtgacatacgctggccatcttgttaatcgtttgccatcatctgcattagaaagaaaaactcctatggaggtatggtctggaaaaccggctacagattatgattccttacatgtgtttggatccactgcatattaccatgtgaaggagtcaaagttagatccgagggcaaagaaagctctctttatgggaatcacttctggagtgaagggatttcgtctttggtgcttaagcacaaagaaaatgatctgtagcagagatgttacctttgatgaatctgccacattgaaaaaggtagcagataaagatattcagacgagcaatactccacagcaggtggagtgtactccaaaacaggtggagtttgagcagatggggatttgcccagttaataagtctaattctccagccacaatggaggaattagaggttgaagagatTCTGACCCAAGAActactaagtacaccagaaccagttgcagttgcaaggccacggagagaaattcgtaaacctgctcgatttactgatatggtggcctacgcccttcccgttgttgatgatattcctatcacttatcaagaagcaatgcaaagcttagaaagtgataaatggaaaagcgccatggatgaagaaatgcagtctctcctgaaGAATAATACTTGAgaattggcgcaattaccgaaagataaaagggcaatcggatgcaagtgggtattcgcaaagaaagatggatctcctagcaagaaggatattcgctacaaggcaagattggtagctaaaggctacgctcagaaggagggaattgactacaatgatgtattttcccctgttgtgaagcattcctccattagaattttgttggccttggtagcacagttgaatttggagctagctcaacttgatgttaagacggctttcttgcatagtgagttagaagaggagatctatatgactcagcccgaaggatacacagatgctggtggtagaaattgggtttgtaagctgaacaaatcgctatatggattgaaacaatccccgaggcagtggtacaagcgatttgatagctttatgagaaggcagaagtacacaagaagcaaatatgacaattgtgtatatttgcagaagctgcatgacggatctttcatttatctactcttgtatgttgatgatatgttaatcgcttcgaagagccaaaatgagatagataagctgaaggctcagttgaatcaagagttcgagatgaaagatctaggtgaggccaagaagattctcggcatggagataagtagagatagaccgagaggcaagctctgtttaaatcagaagcaatatctgaaaaaggtattacaatgttttggtgtaaatgaaaacacaaaacatgtaagtaccccacttgcttctcatttgaaacttagtgctcaattatctccgaagactgaagatgaaagagaatatatggcaaaagtcccatatgctaatgcagttgggagtttgatgtatgcgatggtgtgtacgaggcctgacatttcacaagctgttggagttgtgagcaggtatatgcatgatcctggaaaaggacattggcaagctgtgaaatggattctacggtatcttcgaaaaaccgtagatgttggtttaatttttgaacaggatgaagcacttggtcagtttgtagttggatatgttgattccgactttgctggtgatttagataaacgtcgttcaactacagggtatctgtttactcttgcgaaagccccagtgagttggaagtctaccttacagtctacagtagctgtgtctactacagaggcagaatatatggcagttacagaagctgttaaggaggctatttggcttaatggattattgaaagacttgggagttgttcaaagtcacattagtctatattgtgacagtcagagtgctattcatttagcgaaaaatcaagtttatcattcaagaaccaagcatatcgacgtaagatatcactttgtgcgggaagtctttgaaaaaggaaaaattctacttcagaagattccgacagcagataatcccgcagatatgatgaccaaggtggtaacaacaatcaagtttaatcattgtttgaacttgattaacatcctgagaatttgagcacctttaggtgtatggcgctcgagagcgcatttggaggcactacaaaagatagctttatcgaatttggggagttgaaggaagtatgtgaagatgtgattatcctaatcaaatcttcaaggtggagattgttgaaaagtcaacaaaggtaggaagcaacttgttaaaaaggttgagcaagttgcaccgaatgttgaaaagttgaatgggataattgcaattttggtccctaattttttaggccatttgcaagttagtccctgaacctcaactataaataggccttttcatttttcatttcaaccatcccaaccaatctttctctcttagttttctctcttctcccatttgagaattcttaaggaattctatttgtttgtaatattttggagatagtaaagttatcatctggtgttagtgcccgaggacgtaggtataatttaccgaacctcgttaaatctcttgtgttcttttttgtcctatttttctttcaatatttgagggtataatagtagtatttaattgtgctattaaattactatagaaggaatattctgactaaggaaagacttggtatttaagagatcattgtgatccacctctcttccctgggaattgaactttgtgtgattttttagtacaataatttacacgcttccgaccctattggaacaacattcACAACATAAATGCGGCCATATATCTCAAGAAAAACAACATACAAAGCAACAGTCAAGTCTCTTAAGGTTGCTGTCGAGTCACGGCAGAATGTGGGGAGCAATGAAGCAAAGAAGAAAGGACCACTTGATTCCTTCAACATATGAACCTTAGCGAAACGGTAGTCGACCAAACCCTGCAAGAAATCACAAGTATCAGaattcacattttatttattgTAGCTaataaagctaaaaaaaaaaagctaatcAAGAATTCAAATCTGAAAAATCCCCTTAAGAAGATATAAATCATATTTTCTGGTAATTTTTCTCCTTCGATTGGAGTGAGTTGAATTTAAAGAATCCCAGAAATCTCTTACatgtttaacaaaaaaataaatcaatgaaCACTAACACCAACACCAACACCAACACCATGGAAGTTGGCAtaatatcatacatttcatattcactttatcGGTCTTGAAAAGATCATTAAGAAATAAGTATAAATCAACAGCGGAGTTTGTTTTGATTTCATcaatccttaaaacatgtatagaaatgagataaataagcctaatattcattaaaaaaaaagtaaacataaGGGAAAACAAAAGGGTGTGGGAGGGTATACTTCTTGTTCCATTGAATGGATAAAGTCAAGAAGTTGCTTGTTCATAGCTTCCCTACTAGAAGAAGCAGCCATTGATGAAgcagaaaaatgaaaatgaaaaactaaaaCAACCCAAAGTGAAGAAAGGTCTAGGGAAGACAAAGAATCCAATTTGGTAAGTAAAAAGAGAGTATATATAGGCAGTTGCAAAGGCAAGTAATTGATTGGATGAGGCTTTACAAGATAAAGACAAAGCTGTTCTGTTGATTCTATCTGGGTTGTCCACTTTTCCATTGCCGCAAAACTGAAACTGAAACGGCTCTCTATtcttcattttaaatattatttaatcaaatattaagtATCGAAATAcaagaatataaaattttagaaaaaatccaaaaaaaacaCTCACCTGAATTAGAATAAGATAGAGCAGTCTTCGTTGTCAGCCTCTGCAGGTTGCCAACTTTCATTCATTGACAAAGTAATTTAAAATCTTGACATATTTGGATTTTTGAAGGAAAATATGCAGAGCATTAATGCTTAAAATACAAAACAATACAAATTCCATTAATCTTTTTGAACTCTTTTTTTCTTCGTTTATAAATTTCCATTTCATATTTTGTTTTCACCGCTTTTAAGGTACagaaataaaatatacaaaaattctATCCCATCTATACACGTGTTGTATAgaatacacaaatatatatatttaaaaatactataaaataaaaaagattaatgtGCAAATTTATCACTATGTTTTAGGAGTAAATTGAAATTTGCCATTATATTGATGTTTGCTATTATACTTAGAACTAAAAATAAATTCACCACTGGCAGCCTTATTAACTTTTCGACTGACACAGATTCCAGAAGTtgaccttttaattaatttttgtaggAATATTAAACCTATTGATGTGTCCACCACTCTCAATCAGGTGACACTGGCATATGGTATACGTAGGTTTGTGGATAATAATGTGATCCCTTATATTGCAGGTATTCAGGCTATGTGTCCTTTTGCCGGGCATGACGTTCTGGTATCTAAATGGTCCTCTAATGGCCAATTTACTATTAAATCTGCCTATAATATTCTTATGCAGAACTGTTTACCATGGAGAACATATGGAAGTTTGTTTGGTCTTTTGTTGATCCTTAACGAGTTAGACAGTTCCTTTGGCTGGTGCTAAGGAACGATTGCTGACTAATGCTGAACGCTTTAGACGAGGTATGGGCGGTAGCGTTTCTTGTAGCATTTGTGGTACTAGTGAGGAATCCATTCTTCGTGTGCTTAGAGACTATTGCAAGTCATGTGAAGTGTGTAAACAAATTATCCTGGTGGGAGTTTGGCCTCTGAATTTTTCCACCTCGTTGTTTGAATGGGTCACCGCGAATCTGAGAAATGATTTTGAGTTAGCTTTTCCGGAACTTGATTGGCCTTCTTTATTTGGAATTATTTGCTGGAAATTGTGGAAACAACGAAACTGTTGGGTGTTTTAGGAGAGCCTTTCAATATGCTAATATTCTCCAATCTTTGTGGCGTTGGGCGAGATCTAATGTACATAGGTCGGTTGCATCTGTTGGTAATAGTGCAAGAAATACACAGAATCGAGAGTGGAGACCTCTGCTTTCTAAGTAAATTAAGGTTAACATAGATGGGGCAAGGAATCCGGGCTCGAGGTTGGCTTCAGCAACAACAGTGATGAGAAATGGTCACAACACTTGGCTTGGTGGAGTTGGAAGGAACATTGGAAAATATAACATTGAGCAAGTTGAACTTTGGGCAATATGATGGTCTCATTTGGCTTGAAATGTAAAAAGGAAGAAGATTATAGTTGAAACGGATTGTGCTCTAACTGTTGGGGCCATTTTAGATACGTCCAGTGTAGTTTCATACAGAGGTTTGGTCCTATGAATTCAAAATCTGTGTAGATAATATTGGCAGGTAGTCGTACAACAAATTTCAAGGGAGGCTAATGTGGTTGTGCATGAATTGGCTGCTTCGATGAGGAATCTTCCTTACGGTCCTATAGTTTCTAAGAAACTCTAGATTTATTGATGGAGCAAATACGTATAGATGTTCAACATGCGATTTCTAGTATTGCAGATAGTATGTAATTAATTTACTTtgtatttaccaaaaaaaaattcaccACTATACTTTGATTGAATTTTGTATCATACTTTCTCAGATTACGACAacattcatattttatactaattttatttttaaaaaactaattttattttttatgcatgtgttttttatttttaagtatttatttaattaaataaaaattcttagttaatttattaaattttaatatttataaattaaattaccattaactaataaaataaaatatttgaaagaatttttttattaaattatgttttcaaattaaaattaatattgaatactaaaatttaattaaaatcaaatttggtagaaaattttaataaaatttaacgtTTAGCCGTAgaattcaattaaataaagttGAGGGATAAATTTATCcagattttcaaaatataatggcaaatatcaaagaaaataaagtatagtgacaaatttcaatattcacttaTAATAAGATGACAAATTTGTATTTCAacccaataaataatgaaatgcattgtttgaaactaattaaaaatagatataatgaCTTTTTTACCCTCCGACTtcataaaaaaaagtcattttagccctctattttattttttacctcTTTTAGccattgaacttgtatttttttttatcaaatcatccTAAAATGAATGGAAAAGTTAACTTTGTTGACATGGAATACATGTGGATTGCCATGTGAATGAATgttaacatttaaataaatttttaaagtttaaatattatttttatatattttaaataattttaatgatttttaattttattaaattctatatttttttgaattttttaaaattttaaaatttaattaaatgcttattatcATCCACATGGCAATCCACGTTTATATCacataagttaaaaattttaactttttcatccatttttttggatgatttgacGGCTAAAAAAGGCGAAAAGTTAAATGCAGagctaaaaaaattttatttgtaaagttGGAGGGTTAAAACGTCATCATGCCTTAGTAATAACACATGCAATacgtataatattaaaataaaaaattagattaaattgtgagtaaatcgaaatttaaacatttgagtacattaaattaagaatattaaatgcactaTAATTGTTTATCGTGATGTTATCATCAATTTTAGGTTTGATGTTAAGTTAACTTTTGATACCAactcaattaacaatattatcaATACTACAAATTCTATCGCGTATTTATATGTGTGGAAGCTACGTATTTAGAACGCAtgaatgtatttaaaaataatatacaataaataataaaattatagtttgaaattaattaataataatacatgcAATATGTACATGGAAGTAATAAAGTGtgcatgataaaattaaaatgtataaaatattttaagacaAAGCTTTGCTTTagtgataatattaaaattttataaacctaaatatgtttaaaatatgtgTTTTAAAACAAGTACCATCTATTGAACAGTGCCAATGAACTATCGCAAAAGAGTTTATAAAAAATATTGGATTTATAGGGGTCGGTTCTCATTCTCTGACTCCAGAATCCAACATTGCTTCATCTCCATttgatgattaatttttatacacatatatatatctcattgCGTTAGCTTTAAATGTATTTCAAAAATAATCAGCTTGTTTGCTTAATTTAACATCCTTGATGAGTTTCTCCATTGTAATAAATATTTGGTTTAAAGCCTAATTTACCTTTAATCTATTTCACTTGGTATCTAAGGGTTTTTTCTTGATAACTTTGAAGTCCCGTATTTAAATACCATCGgatttagtttaaatttattttaaaaaattaattacttaattataaCTATTGATATAATATTTGATACCCGATATCTTTAATGCAATATATGTTGGAGGAAAAGAAAGTGGATAACACAATAcattaatctttaaaaatatgttaaaatatataatatttttcatgtaattatgatgttaaaaaattaaatttaaatcattaCATTTTAGAGGAGCTAAAATtaaagtattattattttttaaattcaaaagttaaaaatattaatatttaactaatgGAGAAAAGCTTCATATATGACTGTTTCTAGAAATAAAACAATTGGCTAGCTAGCTCTGTTGGTTGTAGCTTCATGCTACTCTAATGGCCTAAATTTaaagttatcggaacagtggtttcgtaaccacaaatccgatttaaagagaaattatttttaaaaaaattgtatgaatattaatataacaggaaaatcgtatgaaaatattgatagaaaaattttactgatttagtggttagttagaaaaaaattattgaagaaattgggtaaaaacaaggtatcgagatcTCAATCTCATAAAACCAAGtcggaaatatttttataaatatttatgaaatgttagtgatgtggtattaaaatttcgttagaaaattttaatgtttgggtagttaattaaatgaaaaggactaaattgaaaaaggtataaaagttgatagaatgattaaatagcttaagtgtctaataagaaaggatttaaaaggcagttagacccaaaatttatttgggctggacggcgtgggcatgaaatcagcaggaaaattgatgatttaagggcaaaattagaatattgcataattaactaaataaagataggactaaataggaaatatctagatttctcttcatttttcttcattctcatcagccaaaacgccataggaggggttctttaagctggtatttcataatttttgcaccaagtgagttaatccttgcctatttcttgtaatttttgtgtttctaagacttttacaactaggtcctactattaaattcattagtttttgatttcatggatgaaattgaaagtcaccatggttgagtgctgtaagtttatgatgaaatagaatgaaattgaagctttaatttatttatgagattattttattaggtaatttcaatagaaattgatttttaagacctaattatgaaaatgtttggaattaaagtctagtgttgaaattatgatttcaaaaggttgtaaagtagtttaaagtgatagaataaagtgttaattgagaaaaattagctcaattaagaggctaattgagtagggacgaaattatcatttattaaaagcttaggggaaaatagtaacaaacagcttgcactaaaacagttttggacagcagcagtagactaactttgaaaaatcaccataaattgtataaatcgaattagaagatgaacaagatatggaattaaatcttattgagcctagtttctgaTACAAGAAACTTCTAAGTAATgaatttgtaaatcatgagatataataaattttgtgagataaggttagaatgacttcgggttcccctattatgactttgaaaaatcataaaaaatttaataaaaataattatgggcttaaatttatatttttagaatcctgaattagtttattttcaagaaaaataaatgtgaacatcatctgaatcctgtatgaagagataattaatttttagtgaagaagggtcaaaactgtcagacagcagaacaggggtgactttacagaataaactgtacttattggctaaaccaaaaattctgaaaatttaatggtaagaatatatatgagtctagttttaggaaaaattagcagatcctaatttggagttttatagctcaatataaaaataatttagtgaccatgactcaagtagatagctttgaatgaactataaataatagtggaattatagagaatgttgcatatgaacatgaaatgtattaaattgataattaaatttgtttatttagatccagaagattgaaatacaaagctagatcgaggaaaggaaaaatttcgggattagtagatttttgtatacgaacaagtatcgaggtaagctcgtgtaacttgaattatattattaaatgcttgaaatgtatgttattgatgtgaatatgatttgaatgttcattgtatgaaaattgataaaacattgatatatttgataaaaaggagaagaaatcctggttgaatgaaaggaaaatttgatggatctctaaaaaggaattgacggtaaaaaggatttagcccggatgggtgatcctatcctgatataagCCTcctcgaagaatatgtggaaaatggatttatcccggacgggtaatcctaattagggtctgaatttagcctggactggtaattcagatccaagctcttTAGAGTAATTGCCGTTGcaggggatttaacctggactggtaatcccgctgtaaggatgaggttcgcgagagtgtactctctgaaatggaaatgtgcgcacatgagtatgaattgacggacccaaaAATGTatactaaaagtgtacctctaaaaatccatcgaaattccgagaaatttaac
The sequence above is drawn from the Gossypium hirsutum isolate 1008001.06 chromosome A05, Gossypium_hirsutum_v2.1, whole genome shotgun sequence genome and encodes:
- the LOC107902507 gene encoding uncharacterized protein isoform X1; the protein is MEKWTTQIESTEQLCLYLVKPHPINYLPLQLPIYTLFLLTKLDSLSSLDLSSLWVVLVFHFHFSASSMAASSSREAMNKQLLDFIHSMEQEGLVDYRFAKVHMLKESSGPFFFASLLPTFCRDSTATLRDLTVALYVVFLEIYGRIYVVNVVPIGSEACKLLY
- the LOC107902507 gene encoding uncharacterized protein isoform X2, yielding MEKWTTQIESTEQLCLYLGLVDYRFAKVHMLKESSGPFFFASLLPTFCRDSTATLRDLTVALYVVFLEIYGRIYVVNVVPIGSEACKLLY